CGGAACGCCCCGCGCACCCACGCCTCCAGATCCGCCTCCGCCACCCGCCCCGTCACCACCTCCAGCGCCACCACCCCGAACGCGTACACGTCCCCCCTCTGCGTCGCCTCGCCGCCGGGGACCTCCGGGGCCAGGTACCCGTCCGTCCCGGGCCCTGCTGCCTGCTTCTTGGAAGCGGGGTTGGCAAGCCGCTGCTCAGCCCCGGAGGAGACGAGGCAGGAGAGTCCGAAGCCGGATATGTGCGGCTGGAGGTCGTCGTCGAGGAGGATCTTGGAGGAGGTGATGCTCCCGTGGGCGTGTTTCCGGGGGCTGAACTCGTGAAGGTAAGCTAACCCCCGTGCGGCGCCCTGTAGTATCGCGAGCCTCGCTGTCCAGGGAAGGGCCGGAGGCGTCGGATTCCGTGGTCCACCTGCGGGTTCACGAGATGTTAAGCGCAATCGACGGTCGAGATTTACTTCGGTGGAGATGTAGTACGCGATCCGTGATGTTACCGTGGAGGGCGTCGTGGAGGGTGCCGTTGGGTATGTAGTCGTAGACGAGGAGGCGCTCGTCCGGCGCGTAGTAGTAGGCGAGGAGGCGAACCACGTTGGGGTGCTTCGCCCGCCCGATTGCGATCGCCTCCGACTCGAAGGCCCGCTGCCGCCGCCACTCGTCGCCGCCGCTTCCACCGAAAGCGTCCCCGTCTTCCGCCTCGCTAAGGCGGCGCACCGCTATGGCGGAGCCCCCCCGGCCCACCACGACCTTGTACACGATCCCGCTCCTGCTCTTCCCCACCACGTACGCCGACGCCCGGAGCAGCTCCTCCAGCTCCAGCACGAACCCCTCATCCACCGCCGCGTAAACTTCCGACCCGTGTCCATCGCGCCGTTCCTCTCCTGCCACGCCCGCGGGGCCGAAGCCGCCGGGGGAGGAGCCCTTCTCGTTCTTCGGGGCCTTGCCCTCCATGGCGACGCGCCTCCGGCGGAAGTGCCACTGGAGCACGAGGATCGACGCGACGATGACCAGCACGACGCCAGCGATGATCGGGACGGTTCCCACCGGCTTCTTCCGTCCCTCCGCCGTGATCGGGCGGGGTGTGGCGTCGCTGGAGTTCAGGTTGAGGATGGGGTTCGGCTGGGGGATCCTGTGGTCCTGCTTGGGCGCCGGGCACGGATTCTTAAGCGGGAAGCCGCAGAGGCCTGGGTTGCCGGCGAAGGCAGTGGGACCCTGGCTCAGGAGCGACCCCACCTGCGGGATCTCGCCGGAGAGGTTGTTTTGCCGGAGATCCAGGCTCACGGCCGCCGGAATGCCGCCGTACGCCGGCGGTACCGGCCCGGAGAGCAGGTTGCAGGAGAGGTTGAGCACGCCGGAGAGGCGCGGGAGGGAGGCGATGGCCGGGGGCAGCGGCCCGTAGAGGAGGTTGGAGGAGAGGTCGAGGCGGGCGAGGGAGCTGAGCTGGCCGAACTCGGGCGGGATGGGGCCGGAGAGGTTGTTGCGGGACAGATCGAGCTCGGCCAGGCCGCCGACGGCGGAGAGCGCAGCGGGAACGGGGCCGGAGAGGCGGTTTCCGGGAAGGGCGAGGCTCTGGAGGGCGGAGAGGAAGGAGAGCTCGGAGGGGATGTAGCCGGAGAGGGCGCGGTTCGGAAGGGCGAGGTCGGCGACGCGACCGCGGCGGCAGGTGACGCCGGTCCAGGCGCAGGGACTGGCGTCGGAGTCGAGCCAGGCGGCCAGCGCGCCGGTGGGGTCGTCGGTGACGGCGGACTTGAGGGCGAGGAGGGCGAGGCCGTCAGTGGTCAATgcagcggcggaggaggagagaaaaaggaggaggaggaggagaaggacgtGCACAGCCTCCGCCACGGCTTGTCTTGGTCGCTTGCTTCGCTGGGCTTTGGTCGACGCCGCCATTACCAAAGGGGCGTTGCAGAGACAAAGGGAAAGAAATGGGgtggggctgtggatgaaaggtgATGGGGTTTTAGTTGAAATGACGAGAATAGACATGAGATGGTGATACAGCGGGCTGATCCGATCGGACGGACGAGGCTTCTCACCTCGAGATCTTCAGAGTGGGTAAAGAGCAGGACACATAAACCGGTGAGGATGACATATTCAACTTGTCAATGAGACGGTGGAAACACCCTACGGCAGGCGAACCAGTGATAAAagcattaattatatattatcccgtGATTTCTTATCTTTAGTCTttcgatttttatattttcaaatattttgattaatattcttataattagaaaaataaaatttttattaattttattaataaaaataaaaaaaattgatgataacAAGACACCATTAATGTGGCTATTGATCGTAATTGTTTATCGATCGATCTTTTGTTGTTCGATAATTATGTCAAAGCTCACCTCTCATCCGTGATACCGTCATCCACCATGATACCCTCACCTCTCGTCCGTGGTACCGTCATCCACCATTACCAACATCTTTCACTGTCACTAACTTAGACCATCACtattaactaaaatattaaaattatcttcttatattttatttttatatttttattgataaaatcaataatattaaaaataaataaatctaacaATTAGATAAAAGGATAATTCAGCAGCCATATCATGCACATTGCGTAACCTGAAAAGGTAATTGACATCACTGTGAGTAAGCATTATGTACCCCCAACAATTCAATCAATGAACCGGTGGGTACTTCATGATAAGAGTATCACCTATACTTGCAagcaataaaattaattttaaaagcaACAAAAACAAAGATGAACTTCACGAAATACTTGATCCTCTTTTATGTTCTTAAATAGAAAAAGAGATCACACAAGAACCTAAGAAATCAGGTTCTGGAACATAAATGTGTGCACAGATGGATTCTTGAGCAACTAATCGAAAGATTTCACACGGGCATTACCCTGATAAATTCAAATGTCAAAACACTGGAACCGTCAAGCAAAACTAGGTCTCCACTCAGCCAGAGCTGGTGGAGAGTTCAGTCAGCTTCATCAACGACCTTGGTGCCCAACCCTTTGAATCCCTCTGGGGGAACCTCAGCTACTGTAACCAAAGAGTAGAGCTCTTCCTTGGCATCCTCTTCGTCGTTCCTCTTCCGAGCAATCCTCACACGAACCCGCCTTGGCACGCTGCGGATCCCCCTGCTCCAGATGTGCTTGTTGAGCTTGACATCAACCCTCACGTCTGTAGTCCCCATGGCCTTCTGGGCAAACTTCTTGATCTCCTTGATAGCCTTGGGAGCCTTCTTTTTGAAAGTGCTGCTCAAAACAGGAGGTTAGGCTTATGTCCACAATCTTTCAGCACATGATGATAACATGTGCAGGTTTGGCATTGAGGCACAATGACCAGACTCATGTAAAACTCCAATCACATAATTACAAAACTCTTAAAATCCCTTCTTCAAGCAAAAGGGTATAGAAGAGCCAAGAGAATCTTTTGTTACAATTTTACTTGAAATCAAAGAGATTAACAAGAATTAAAACCAGACCTTTGGTACCTATGCTTAAAAAGAATCTCCTCTGATCTAATACAAATTTAACATGATCACCAAAAGAATCGTTCACATGACTACACGAGCATCTTCTTACATTATAGTATAAGATGCGATAGTTCAGACTAAACCTAGAAGCCCACAAGTACTACCTTGTGAAGCATGAGGTAGGAAGCTATTGTCACAAGATACCGAGAATACTTCTGTATTCAGAATAGAAATAGAACGATGTGCTAGTGCAGCAAGAGGACTTTGCATGAAATATATGTTCAGACACATGGGAAGGAACACAAGCATATACATCCAAGATTGTAACAAGCGTAGAAAACTGGTCAATCATTCAAATATCATAAAACCTGAGTTTAAATTTATAGGATTTTTTTTTGGCAAGCATTTACAAGGGACCCTAAGACTTATAAATGAGCACAGCCACATCTATTCCCAATTTTTGCTGCAATTTCCCTTCTTGTTCCACATCATAATGTTTAAAGTCCATCCAGCCATTAGAAGATTCAGGATTCCATCACAACAGAGGAACTGCCGAGTAACTTCATTACAATCATCAATATATGTGGATAGGCTTGTTCATTAAAGTCTTCAACAATGTTGCTAACACAACAACGATATACTCCAGATTTTAGTAGAAAACCAATTTGTCTCTTGCATCGGTTTCAGTTGGACATAGAAGACCATCAGTCAATTCCTTTTTTTCACCAATTTTGGGACATT
The window above is part of the Musa acuminata AAA Group cultivar baxijiao chromosome BXJ2-6, Cavendish_Baxijiao_AAA, whole genome shotgun sequence genome. Proteins encoded here:
- the LOC103986867 gene encoding large ribosomal subunit protein eL31, yielding MVEKASKGRKEEVVTREYTINLHKRLHGCTFKKKAPKAIKEIKKFAQKAMGTTDVRVDVKLNKHIWSRGIRSVPRRVRVRIARKRNDEEDAKEELYSLVTVAEVPPEGFKGLGTKVVDEAD
- the LOC103986866 gene encoding receptor protein kinase-like protein ZAR1 gives rise to the protein MAASTKAQRSKRPRQAVAEAVHVLLLLLLLFLSSSAAALTTDGLALLALKSAVTDDPTGALAAWLDSDASPCAWTGVTCRRGRVADLALPNRALSGYIPSELSFLSALQSLALPGNRLSGPVPAALSAVGGLAELDLSRNNLSGPIPPEFGQLSSLARLDLSSNLLYGPLPPAIASLPRLSGVLNLSCNLLSGPVPPAYGGIPAAVSLDLRQNNLSGEIPQVGSLLSQGPTAFAGNPGLCGFPLKNPCPAPKQDHRIPQPNPILNLNSSDATPRPITAEGRKKPVGTVPIIAGVVLVIVASILVLQWHFRRRRVAMEGKAPKNEKGSSPGGFGPAGVAGEERRDGHGSEVYAAVDEGFVLELEELLRASAYVVGKSRSGIVYKVVVGRGGSAIAVRRLSEAEDGDAFGGSGGDEWRRQRAFESEAIAIGRAKHPNVVRLLAYYYAPDERLLVYDYIPNGTLHDALHGGPRNPTPPALPWTARLAILQGAARGLAYLHEFSPRKHAHGSITSSKILLDDDLQPHISGFGLSCLVSSGAEQRLANPASKKQAAGPGTDGYLAPEVPGGEATQRGDVYAFGVVALEVVTGRVAEADLEAWVRGAFRKERPLSEVVDPALLHEVHAKREVLAVFHVALGCTEADPELRPRMRAVAESLERVVGAATR